The Lujinxingia vulgaris genome includes a region encoding these proteins:
- a CDS encoding phosphotransferase, which produces MTSDSKTTGSLATTRRPPLPETTRRLADEPGWTWDEVEIDGERRWHFRWPDAARAGRHQALCDEIAAGALTLSTEAPSRFSAARWAPARAGLPLSSITDLSSRLTMMRALGQALRRLHNHPCPDGFGVPTRLHLAGTAYFQTFNAAIAARLDEMARRLENINDDAEHVRLTETFAWLRQSLSSFHPRTRSVWTVTNLTPGRILAEPEHGQLTAFLDLSQAALRPPESDLAIALSPDMAGVSPATERAFWAGYGAAPTMDLRRRLRFFTQLAQLDAALPAPR; this is translated from the coding sequence ATGACCAGCGACTCCAAAACCACCGGCTCTCTCGCCACCACGCGTCGCCCGCCCCTCCCCGAGACCACTCGCCGGCTCGCCGACGAGCCCGGCTGGACCTGGGACGAAGTCGAGATCGACGGCGAACGCCGCTGGCACTTCCGCTGGCCCGACGCCGCGCGCGCCGGCCGCCACCAGGCCCTCTGCGACGAGATCGCCGCCGGCGCGCTCACCCTCAGCACCGAGGCCCCCTCGCGCTTCAGCGCCGCGCGCTGGGCACCCGCGCGCGCAGGACTGCCCCTCAGCAGCATCACCGACCTGAGCAGCCGCCTGACCATGATGCGCGCGCTCGGCCAGGCTCTCCGCCGCCTCCACAACCACCCCTGCCCCGATGGCTTCGGTGTCCCCACACGCCTTCACCTGGCCGGCACCGCCTATTTCCAGACCTTTAACGCCGCCATCGCCGCGCGCCTCGATGAGATGGCCCGTCGCCTCGAAAACATCAATGACGACGCCGAACACGTGCGCCTCACCGAGACCTTCGCCTGGCTTCGCCAGAGTTTGAGTTCCTTTCACCCCCGCACCCGCAGCGTCTGGACGGTCACAAACTTGACCCCCGGCCGCATCCTCGCGGAACCCGAGCACGGCCAACTCACCGCCTTCCTCGATCTCTCGCAGGCCGCGCTTCGCCCCCCAGAATCTGACCTGGCCATCGCGCTCTCCCCCGATATGGCCGGCGTCTCACCCGCCACCGAACGCGCCTTCTGGGCCGGCTACGGCGCCGCGCCCACCATGGACCTGCGCCGCAGGCTGCGCTTCTTCACCCAGCTCGCACAACTCGATGCTGCCCTGCCCGCTCCCCGCTGA
- a CDS encoding serine/threonine-protein kinase — protein sequence MPTTAPPPTLIGRYELLTRLATGGMAELFLARERGLAGLERLVVIKRILPHLADQASFVEMFLREARIVARLSHPNVVQIYELGHEEQTYHIAMEYIHGSTVRELLLMSQASKVKVPFDVIASIGVQSLRGLHAAHELRDLDGQALGLVHRDISPHNLMCTSEGHVKLLDFGVAKTTTASVEATYSGNLKGKFAYLSPEQCLHEELDRRSDVFAMGIVLWEMCAMRRLFKRRTELDMMQAIIGGDVPRPSRFRPDVPAALEEVVMRALAVKREERYESAEVMRRALEDAARAEGLQVGERPVAAYLKEVAGEKLEERRATVASAFERVLTSDERRRLLHMTGSSSRSKSMLGHEDEDDLPTVVERPGAQGATLTGDRGKTGDVRASGSMESLPGVDLGGEFPAARSVVMSAGDGRSADDGDVDAELAKPRRRRRLGVALVVVAVAVVAIALGWVAQREETIAVSGEPLAIGWAPTVDPSVLQAELAPLHRELERATGRPVPLVITRDYADLAERLTRGEVAAAVLPPMLYVETQRRESDIELLALKEFDGGTSSDALLLVRMNAQITKVEDLEGKTFCLVDRFSTSGNFLPRQYLRDQGYEPDRFIGQIHWSGDHFQGMRDLIEGKCDAAATYSGAFLSGAEYEIPTGQIRTLAITGHIPQDTVTAGAHVSKEDAELLRRSLLDFDPRQALGVNRLGDNQRITGFSPASDEAFESLRKVIEAERLDEEGKAGDADL from the coding sequence TTGCCCACCACCGCACCTCCCCCAACTTTGATCGGACGCTACGAGCTCCTCACTCGCCTCGCCACGGGCGGGATGGCGGAGTTGTTTCTGGCGCGGGAGCGGGGGCTTGCGGGATTGGAGCGCCTGGTGGTGATCAAGCGGATTTTGCCGCATCTGGCCGACCAGGCCTCGTTTGTGGAGATGTTTCTGCGCGAGGCGCGCATCGTCGCCAGGCTTTCGCACCCGAATGTGGTGCAGATTTACGAGCTGGGGCACGAAGAGCAGACCTATCACATCGCGATGGAGTACATTCACGGCTCAACCGTGCGTGAGCTCCTGCTGATGAGCCAGGCAAGTAAGGTGAAGGTGCCCTTTGATGTGATCGCGTCGATCGGGGTGCAGTCGTTGAGGGGGCTGCATGCCGCCCATGAGCTGCGGGACCTCGACGGGCAGGCGCTGGGGCTGGTTCATCGCGATATATCGCCGCATAACTTGATGTGCACGAGTGAAGGGCACGTGAAGTTGCTGGATTTTGGCGTGGCGAAGACCACGACAGCCAGCGTCGAGGCGACGTACTCGGGCAACCTCAAAGGAAAGTTCGCGTATCTGTCGCCGGAGCAATGCTTACACGAGGAGCTGGACCGTCGCTCCGATGTGTTCGCGATGGGGATCGTGCTGTGGGAGATGTGCGCGATGCGGCGTCTTTTCAAGCGGCGCACCGAGTTGGACATGATGCAGGCGATCATCGGGGGGGATGTGCCCCGACCTTCGCGCTTTCGTCCGGATGTGCCGGCGGCGCTGGAGGAGGTGGTCATGCGTGCGCTGGCGGTCAAGCGGGAGGAACGCTACGAGAGCGCCGAGGTGATGCGGCGGGCGCTCGAAGATGCGGCGCGCGCCGAGGGGTTGCAGGTCGGGGAGCGTCCGGTGGCGGCGTATTTGAAGGAGGTCGCCGGGGAGAAGCTCGAGGAGCGGCGCGCGACCGTGGCGAGCGCGTTTGAGCGGGTGCTTACGAGCGATGAGCGCCGGCGCTTGTTGCATATGACCGGGTCGAGCTCGCGCTCGAAGTCGATGCTGGGGCATGAAGACGAGGATGATCTTCCGACGGTGGTGGAGCGGCCGGGGGCGCAGGGCGCGACGCTGACGGGGGATCGGGGGAAGACGGGGGATGTGCGAGCGTCCGGGTCGATGGAGTCGCTTCCCGGGGTTGATCTGGGCGGGGAGTTTCCGGCGGCGCGCTCGGTGGTGATGTCGGCAGGCGACGGAAGGTCGGCCGATGACGGGGATGTCGATGCGGAGCTGGCAAAGCCGCGTCGGCGTCGTCGGCTCGGGGTTGCGCTGGTGGTCGTGGCCGTGGCGGTGGTGGCGATCGCGCTCGGGTGGGTGGCGCAGCGCGAAGAAACCATCGCGGTGAGTGGGGAGCCGCTGGCGATCGGGTGGGCACCCACGGTGGATCCGAGTGTGCTGCAGGCCGAGCTCGCGCCTTTGCATCGGGAGTTGGAGCGGGCCACCGGCAGGCCGGTGCCGCTGGTGATCACCCGTGATTATGCGGACCTGGCCGAGCGGTTGACCCGTGGGGAGGTTGCGGCGGCGGTGCTTCCGCCGATGCTTTATGTGGAGACGCAGCGTCGCGAGTCCGATATCGAGCTGCTGGCGCTTAAAGAGTTCGACGGCGGCACGTCTTCCGATGCGCTGCTGCTGGTGCGGATGAACGCGCAGATCACAAAGGTCGAAGATCTCGAAGGGAAGACCTTTTGCCTGGTGGATCGCTTCTCAACGTCCGGGAACTTCTTGCCGCGTCAGTATCTGCGCGACCAGGGTTACGAGCCCGACCGCTTTATCGGGCAGATCCACTGGAGCGGTGACCACTTCCAGGGGATGCGCGATTTGATCGAGGGCAAGTGTGACGCGGCGGCGACGTACTCCGGGGCGTTTTTGTCGGGGGCGGAGTATGAGATTCCGACCGGGCAGATTCGCACGCTGGCGATCACCGGACACATCCCGCAGGACACGGTGACGGCCGGGGCGCATGTCTCAAAGGAAGATGCGGAGTTGTTGAGGCGTAGCCTGCTCGACTTCGATCCGCGTCAGGCACTCGGGGTTAATCGGCTCGGGGATAACCAGCGAATTACGGGATTTTCGCCGGCGAGCGATGAGGCGTTTGAGAGTTTGCGCAAAGTGATTGAGGCGGAGCGGTTGGATGAGGAGGGGAAGGCGGGGGATGCGGACCTCTGA
- a CDS encoding caspase family protein: MKPSSRMFTGLALGAGLSIALSACTPWHAKQGFEDRQALYTPEGQARMVELVKAGGPDGQYAAYYLVNADAETIAPVMPELIRLYASECRVEEGISEGDDDWVHDNTCDALVNTATKVGAASVPELAKVNPYAASLGLGALGSEGAAGLPTLVSALGSEFPTVRRAAIDALRNIAVPEARVLLALENVSQNDANDQVRDAAARALLSLNAQREAQQPDSPTTQPERPGNDAPAVVARPDDIALVIGVEDYRGGLPSSTGARADARAFADLAETHLGLPRRNIITLLDDQATRSSLEAYFQEWLPKNAKSSGRVYVFFAGHGAPDPQTGDAYLVPWDGDPRFINRQGMGIDALTSQLRELTASEVIVMLDACFSGSGGRSVLAEGTRPLVPVKDLEVAPRDDQPARFALLSAAAADEVTGTMSGTGHGLFSYFLIEGLSGQADANGDGVVELGEVSTYVASNVPDEARRDNRDQTPTAHFEPQSIARMPVVTFETEAP; this comes from the coding sequence ATGAAGCCATCCTCCCGCATGTTTACGGGGTTGGCGCTGGGCGCAGGCCTGAGCATCGCGCTCAGCGCCTGCACCCCCTGGCACGCCAAACAGGGCTTTGAAGATCGCCAGGCCCTCTACACCCCCGAAGGCCAGGCGCGCATGGTCGAGCTGGTCAAAGCCGGCGGCCCCGACGGCCAGTACGCCGCCTACTACCTGGTCAACGCCGACGCCGAGACCATCGCCCCGGTGATGCCCGAGCTCATCCGCCTATACGCCTCCGAGTGCCGTGTCGAAGAGGGTATCTCCGAAGGTGACGACGACTGGGTCCACGACAACACCTGCGACGCGCTCGTGAACACCGCCACCAAAGTCGGCGCGGCCAGCGTCCCGGAGCTCGCCAAGGTCAACCCCTACGCCGCCTCCCTGGGCCTGGGTGCCCTGGGCTCCGAAGGTGCCGCCGGGCTCCCCACGCTCGTCTCCGCGCTGGGCTCCGAATTTCCCACGGTGCGTCGCGCGGCCATCGACGCCCTGCGCAACATCGCCGTGCCCGAGGCCCGCGTGCTCCTCGCTCTGGAGAACGTCTCCCAGAACGACGCCAACGACCAGGTGCGAGACGCTGCCGCCCGCGCGCTGCTCTCCCTTAACGCCCAGCGCGAAGCACAGCAGCCCGACTCACCAACCACCCAGCCGGAGCGCCCGGGTAACGACGCCCCCGCGGTGGTCGCCCGCCCAGACGACATCGCGCTCGTCATCGGCGTCGAAGATTACCGCGGCGGCCTGCCCTCTTCGACCGGCGCCCGCGCCGACGCCCGCGCCTTCGCCGACCTGGCCGAGACGCACCTGGGACTGCCGCGCCGCAACATCATCACGCTGCTCGACGATCAGGCCACCCGCTCCTCCCTGGAGGCCTACTTCCAGGAGTGGCTGCCTAAAAACGCCAAAAGCAGCGGCCGCGTCTACGTCTTCTTTGCAGGCCACGGCGCGCCCGACCCGCAAACCGGCGACGCCTACCTGGTCCCCTGGGACGGCGACCCGCGCTTCATCAACCGCCAGGGCATGGGCATCGATGCGCTCACCTCCCAACTTCGCGAGCTCACTGCCTCGGAAGTCATCGTCATGCTCGACGCCTGCTTCTCGGGCTCCGGCGGCCGCAGCGTGCTCGCCGAAGGCACGCGCCCCCTTGTCCCGGTCAAAGATCTCGAAGTTGCCCCTCGCGACGATCAGCCCGCCCGCTTCGCCCTGCTCAGCGCCGCTGCCGCAGACGAAGTTACCGGCACGATGAGCGGCACCGGCCACGGCCTCTTCTCCTACTTCCTGATCGAAGGCCTCAGCGGCCAGGCCGACGCCAATGGCGACGGCGTCGTGGAGCTCGGCGAAGTCAGCACCTACGTGGCCAGCAACGTCCCCGATGAGGCCCGACGCGACAACCGCGACCAGACGCCCACCGCGCACTTCGAACCTCAATCCATCGCGCGCATGCCGGTGGTAACCTTCGAGACCGAAGCACCCTGA
- a CDS encoding molybdopterin molybdotransferase MoeA: MSQFISVEDALEHILNATPNPGIERASLPQAAGRYLAEMVNAPADVPAFDNSAMDGIVVQRDDLDALPVTLPLVGESAAGHPAHRDLRAGEAMRISTGARIPEGADQVIPRELCDFGDDEVTILERPDHDHIRRCGEYLAKGRPALFPGQRLDPAAIGLLASFNIAAPTVMRRPTVAIVATGDELVEIGEQPGPGQIINSNAYMVEALVRSCGAVPRVFPITSDSYEAVSRTFAQASASSDLVISIGGVSVGEHDHVRRVLDEVSRGMTFWKIRMKPGKPLAFGTTERGVALVGLPGNPASSFVGFQLFVRPLLACAQGVPRDQASLPRVNAVLDAPAKGAGGRRAYLAGQWYAQRGVIRFAPLSDQSSGNPALFAGANALGIVEEGQGQLKTGASLPVLLLPGG; the protein is encoded by the coding sequence ATGAGTCAGTTTATCTCCGTCGAAGACGCCCTCGAGCACATCCTCAACGCCACGCCCAACCCGGGCATCGAGCGGGCGAGCCTTCCGCAGGCTGCCGGACGCTACCTGGCCGAAATGGTCAACGCGCCGGCCGACGTCCCCGCTTTTGACAACTCGGCGATGGACGGCATCGTTGTGCAGCGCGACGACCTCGACGCCCTCCCGGTAACGCTACCTCTCGTGGGCGAATCGGCCGCCGGGCACCCGGCGCACCGCGATCTCCGCGCTGGCGAGGCGATGCGCATCTCCACCGGCGCGCGCATCCCCGAGGGTGCCGACCAGGTCATCCCCCGTGAGCTCTGCGACTTCGGCGACGACGAGGTCACCATCCTCGAGCGCCCCGACCACGATCATATCCGCCGCTGCGGTGAGTATCTGGCGAAGGGGCGACCGGCCCTCTTTCCGGGGCAGCGCCTGGATCCGGCGGCCATCGGACTTCTCGCCAGCTTCAACATCGCCGCTCCCACAGTGATGCGGCGTCCCACCGTCGCGATTGTGGCCACCGGCGATGAGCTCGTCGAGATTGGCGAGCAACCCGGCCCCGGTCAGATCATCAACTCCAACGCCTACATGGTCGAGGCCCTGGTGCGCAGCTGCGGCGCCGTCCCACGCGTCTTCCCCATCACCTCCGACAGCTACGAGGCGGTCTCGCGCACCTTCGCTCAGGCCAGCGCCTCAAGCGACCTCGTCATCAGCATCGGCGGGGTCTCGGTGGGCGAACACGATCATGTGCGCCGGGTGCTCGATGAGGTCAGCCGCGGCATGACCTTCTGGAAGATCCGCATGAAGCCGGGCAAACCCCTGGCCTTTGGCACCACCGAGCGCGGTGTGGCGCTGGTAGGACTTCCCGGAAACCCGGCGTCGAGCTTTGTGGGCTTCCAGCTCTTTGTGCGACCGCTCTTGGCCTGCGCCCAGGGGGTTCCCCGCGACCAGGCCAGCCTTCCGCGCGTGAACGCGGTGCTCGACGCCCCGGCAAAGGGTGCGGGCGGGCGCAGGGCTTACCTCGCCGGACAATGGTACGCGCAGCGCGGGGTGATCCGTTTCGCCCCCTTAAGCGACCAGAGCAGCGGAAACCCCGCCCTCTTCGCCGGCGCCAACGCTTTAGGCATCGTTGAAGAAGGCCAGGGCCAGCTCAAAACCGGCGCGAGCCTCCCGGTGCTCTTGCTCCCGGGAGGCTAA
- a CDS encoding Ig-like domain-containing protein codes for MPASIRHFCVMALAALAFSAGCASNERPACGTSADCPEEGQVCREGACTVVSQPTCSGDSDCDPGFVCVASICERTSVDPDAGEPDADTSPDVNIPDADTEPDTEEPDTDQPRVTRVIPVDGARQVPLDTDIQVTFSKEIDAFRTLNIQSFFIADPDSITSTHGAIEVDIEYQEDERIAVLTPRQPLRPATQYTVVVTTGVQDNAQPANPLFQRFESTFVTDSTEPADLENIAATYAPIIYQDTRLIEGSEINIDVPTTIDFDGDFDASNNLANARRSTTRTSAAVYYSVSETESHHFIHYTLYYPSRRTLNGGDFQYAEHDFTDIVVAVNRASGEVELVEGTRVEGAQSSEDYLTYKPDSSPVSGRGSNDFLTFPASALDDGARYPLFVPSGVHAGCNWVVRPDGITNTQCPYDDESFNSSSADAGYVLRPGDQGQTFDDATENPETGLREITYELVPFVDTIWSRRADFSCGLFEGVGFSYNPEEVPDYDRLVGSTPNNPLYLPTSLCSESASSNGKTPFAWFKFGTTTGGAWFLDPAIALSTRYDFGESFSREYCYNRFFDVDRREDPACAAQ; via the coding sequence ATGCCCGCCTCGATTCGACATTTCTGTGTAATGGCTCTTGCCGCGCTGGCCTTCTCGGCCGGGTGCGCCAGCAATGAGCGCCCCGCCTGCGGCACCTCGGCCGACTGCCCTGAAGAGGGCCAGGTCTGCCGCGAAGGTGCATGCACCGTCGTCAGCCAGCCCACCTGCAGCGGCGACAGCGACTGCGACCCGGGCTTTGTCTGCGTCGCCTCCATCTGCGAGCGCACCTCCGTCGACCCGGACGCTGGCGAGCCTGACGCCGACACCAGCCCCGACGTCAACATCCCCGATGCCGACACCGAGCCGGACACCGAAGAGCCCGACACCGACCAACCGCGCGTCACGCGCGTGATCCCCGTCGACGGCGCCCGCCAGGTGCCCCTGGACACCGACATCCAGGTCACCTTCAGCAAAGAGATCGATGCGTTCCGCACGCTCAACATCCAGTCCTTCTTCATCGCCGACCCCGACAGCATCACCAGCACTCACGGCGCCATCGAGGTCGACATTGAGTATCAGGAAGATGAGCGCATCGCCGTGCTCACCCCCCGCCAGCCCCTGCGCCCGGCCACGCAGTACACCGTCGTGGTGACCACCGGCGTGCAGGACAACGCCCAGCCGGCCAACCCGCTCTTCCAGCGCTTTGAGTCGACCTTTGTGACCGACTCCACCGAGCCGGCTGACCTGGAAAATATCGCGGCGACCTACGCGCCGATCATCTACCAGGACACGCGCCTGATTGAAGGCAGCGAGATCAACATCGACGTCCCCACCACGATCGACTTCGACGGTGACTTCGACGCGTCCAACAACCTGGCCAACGCCCGCCGCTCCACGACCCGCACCTCCGCCGCCGTCTACTACTCGGTGAGCGAGACGGAGTCGCATCACTTCATCCACTACACCCTCTACTACCCCTCGCGCCGCACGCTCAACGGCGGCGACTTCCAGTACGCCGAGCACGACTTCACCGACATCGTGGTCGCTGTCAACCGCGCAAGCGGTGAGGTCGAATTGGTCGAGGGCACCCGCGTCGAAGGCGCGCAATCCAGCGAAGACTACCTGACCTACAAGCCCGACAGCTCTCCGGTCTCCGGCCGCGGCTCCAACGACTTTTTGACCTTCCCGGCCAGCGCCCTTGATGACGGCGCGCGCTACCCCCTCTTCGTGCCCAGCGGCGTGCACGCCGGCTGCAACTGGGTGGTGCGCCCCGACGGCATCACCAACACCCAATGCCCCTACGACGACGAGTCCTTCAACAGCAGCAGCGCCGACGCCGGCTACGTGCTGCGCCCGGGCGACCAGGGCCAGACCTTCGACGACGCCACCGAGAACCCGGAGACGGGCCTGCGCGAGATCACCTACGAGCTTGTGCCCTTCGTCGACACCATCTGGTCGCGCCGCGCCGACTTCAGCTGCGGCCTCTTCGAAGGGGTGGGCTTCTCGTACAACCCTGAAGAAGTCCCCGACTACGACCGACTCGTGGGCAGCACCCCCAACAACCCCCTCTACCTGCCCACCTCACTGTGCAGCGAGAGCGCCAGCAGCAATGGCAAGACACCCTTCGCCTGGTTTAAGTTTGGCACCACCACCGGCGGCGCCTGGTTCCTGGACCCGGCCATCGCGCTGAGCACCCGCTACGACTTCGGCGAGTCCTTCAGCCGTGAGTACTGCTACAACCGCTTCTTTGATGTCGACCGTCGTGAAGATCCGGCGTGCGCTGCCCAGTGA
- a CDS encoding ABC transporter permease, which translates to MSYERFIAWRHLRSKRTSFLSTITIIAILGVFLGVTALTSVVAVTGGFEEAFRERVLGVNSHLLVIKYGVDFRDYREIQEDIEQMEGVTATSPFVLHEMIATHGNVSAGILIKGIEPATAESVSDIPKYTLDEGAVAQLEFERFPPDGQVAQPKILLGQSLAERLGAEKGDLVQVTSPLESLDPGRWSSKGSSPSSRQFEVAGIYRSGFHQYDDRMVMVDYQALQDFFNQGDTVTGVDVRVEDVFAVGALADQLRRDLPEGRFRVMDWRQLNHNLFTSLGLQRLVLAVLFCFIVLVASFNIVCILIMIVLEKNKDIAILKSMGATNWGVMKTFIFQGAVVGFVGTVTGLVGGLAVCLGIKHTSFGLDPSIYMIDHLPVRIVAWEFLAVGLVAMIISLLATIGPSWWASRLNPVDGLRYD; encoded by the coding sequence ATGTCTTACGAACGCTTTATCGCCTGGCGCCACCTGCGCTCGAAGCGAACCTCCTTTTTGTCGACGATTACGATCATCGCGATCCTCGGCGTCTTTCTGGGCGTGACCGCGCTGACCAGCGTGGTGGCGGTGACCGGCGGGTTTGAGGAGGCGTTTCGGGAGCGGGTGCTCGGCGTCAACAGTCACCTGTTGGTGATCAAATACGGCGTGGACTTTCGCGACTACCGCGAGATTCAGGAAGACATCGAGCAGATGGAGGGCGTCACCGCGACGAGCCCCTTTGTGCTGCACGAGATGATCGCCACCCACGGCAACGTCAGCGCCGGGATTTTGATCAAGGGCATTGAGCCGGCGACCGCCGAGTCTGTGAGTGATATTCCCAAATACACTCTGGATGAGGGGGCGGTGGCCCAGCTGGAGTTTGAGCGCTTTCCGCCGGACGGGCAGGTCGCGCAGCCGAAGATCTTGCTGGGGCAGTCGCTCGCTGAGCGTCTGGGCGCAGAGAAGGGCGACCTTGTGCAGGTCACAAGCCCGCTGGAGAGCCTGGACCCGGGGCGCTGGAGTTCTAAGGGGAGTTCACCCTCGAGTCGGCAGTTTGAGGTCGCGGGCATCTACCGAAGTGGCTTTCATCAGTACGACGACCGCATGGTGATGGTCGATTATCAGGCCCTGCAGGACTTCTTTAACCAGGGCGACACAGTCACCGGCGTGGACGTGCGCGTGGAGGATGTCTTCGCCGTCGGGGCGCTCGCTGATCAGCTGCGGCGCGACCTGCCTGAAGGGCGTTTTCGGGTGATGGACTGGCGTCAGCTCAACCACAACCTCTTTACGAGCCTGGGGTTGCAGCGTCTGGTGCTGGCGGTGCTCTTCTGTTTCATCGTGCTGGTGGCCAGTTTTAATATCGTCTGCATTCTCATCATGATCGTGCTCGAGAAGAACAAAGATATCGCGATCCTCAAGTCGATGGGGGCGACGAACTGGGGGGTGATGAAGACGTTTATCTTCCAGGGCGCCGTGGTGGGCTTTGTGGGCACGGTCACCGGGCTTGTGGGTGGGCTTGCGGTCTGTCTGGGGATTAAACACACGAGTTTTGGGCTCGATCCTTCAATCTACATGATCGATCACCTGCCGGTGCGCATTGTGGCGTGGGAGTTTCTGGCGGTGGGGCTGGTGGCGATGATCATCAGCCTGCTGGCGACGATCGGGCCATCGTGGTGGGCGTCGAGGCTCAACCCGGTCGACGGATTGCGTTACGATTAA